In Bacillus sp. FJAT-45037, the following are encoded in one genomic region:
- a CDS encoding uracil permease, with amino-acid sequence MSTNAIHYPLYKKEDTDAFFALFQNNLANFVIIAVTMLGMGFPASIVFGKVIPGAAVAVMVGNLYYAYMAKRLAVKENRTDVTALSYGISTPVMFVFLFGVLAPANALTGNPELAWKIAVAAAFLSGLVEALVSLSGNWVRDRLPRAAMLGALAGVALTFIAGEMLFNTFSIPVVGLVSLAIILVGVVGKIAMPFKIPASLFAVVIGTALAFALGYQSPTSISEGIANIGFYPILPSLAAFEGMTYLFGALIGLLAVLVPITLYNAIETMNNVDAMAAAGDSYDVRECQAVDGAGTMIGAIFGGLFPTTVYIATVGSKQMGAGRGYSILNAIVFGVAAVTGLIAGLAAIIPLAAIAPILVFVGLSMVTTAFTSNEKKYYPAVALAMLPYFANYVMTRFNNGAGEVVAGISEGIVPLGQGAMFTAILLGAMTVAIIDKNFKEATIFSLIAAFLSYVGFMHAPALSINAAPDYALGYVLVAAFFIYCGFKQATVTTVASTSQTKSRRQIAS; translated from the coding sequence ATGTCAACGAACGCCATACATTATCCATTATATAAAAAAGAAGATACCGACGCGTTTTTCGCTCTCTTTCAAAATAATCTAGCAAACTTCGTTATTATTGCAGTGACCATGCTCGGTATGGGCTTTCCTGCAAGCATCGTTTTCGGAAAAGTGATTCCTGGAGCAGCCGTTGCTGTAATGGTTGGGAATCTGTATTACGCATATATGGCCAAACGCCTTGCAGTAAAAGAAAACAGAACAGATGTGACAGCCTTATCATACGGAATTAGTACACCGGTCATGTTTGTTTTTCTATTCGGTGTTTTAGCACCTGCGAATGCGTTAACCGGGAATCCTGAACTTGCTTGGAAAATTGCTGTTGCCGCTGCTTTTTTAAGTGGTTTGGTTGAGGCTTTAGTAAGTTTATCTGGAAATTGGGTTCGCGATCGTCTTCCGCGTGCTGCTATGCTTGGTGCTCTTGCTGGGGTTGCATTAACGTTCATTGCAGGGGAAATGCTCTTTAATACGTTTTCCATCCCTGTTGTTGGCCTTGTCTCATTAGCGATTATTTTAGTCGGCGTCGTAGGAAAGATCGCTATGCCATTCAAGATTCCTGCTTCTTTATTTGCGGTAGTGATCGGTACAGCTTTGGCCTTCGCACTCGGTTATCAATCACCTACAAGCATTTCTGAAGGAATTGCAAACATAGGCTTTTATCCGATTCTACCATCACTTGCTGCCTTTGAAGGCATGACCTATTTATTTGGAGCGTTAATAGGTCTACTCGCAGTCTTAGTACCTATTACGTTATATAATGCGATTGAGACGATGAATAATGTCGACGCCATGGCAGCTGCTGGGGATTCGTATGATGTCAGAGAGTGTCAAGCTGTAGATGGTGCTGGAACTATGATTGGTGCGATCTTTGGGGGATTATTTCCGACGACAGTCTACATTGCTACTGTTGGCTCTAAGCAAATGGGTGCAGGTCGGGGATACAGCATTTTAAATGCAATAGTATTTGGTGTTGCAGCGGTTACAGGTCTGATTGCCGGCTTGGCTGCGATTATTCCACTAGCAGCAATTGCTCCAATTCTAGTTTTTGTTGGTCTTTCTATGGTTACGACAGCCTTTACGTCAAACGAAAAAAAATACTACCCGGCTGTTGCTTTAGCCATGCTTCCATACTTCGCAAATTATGTGATGACTCGATTTAACAATGGGGCTGGAGAGGTCGTTGCTGGTATTTCAGAAGGGATTGTCCCACTTGGTCAAGGGGCCATGTTTACAGCGATCTTACTCGGTGCGATGACAGTTGCAATTATTGATAAGAACTTTAAAGAAGCAACGATCTTCTCACTCATTGCTGCTTTCTTATCGTATGTAGGCTTTATGCACGCTCCTGCCCTATCGATTAATGCTGCACCTGATTATGCGCTTGGATATGTGTTAGTGGCAGCTTTCTTCATCTATTGCGGATTTAAACAAGCAACAGTTACGACCGTCGCTTCGACTAGTCAGACAAAAAGTCGACGACAAATCGCTTCATAG
- a CDS encoding xanthine phosphoribosyltransferase, translating into MEKLKQAILKRGKVLSDDVLKVDTFLNHQIDPVLMAEVGKEFARRFKEDGITKVLTIESSGIAPSFMAATDLAVPLIFARKKKSLTLTENLLVSQVYSFTKQETNDITVSKDFIQPGDRVLIIDDFLANGQAAFGLIDIVEQAGAHVCGLGIVIEKSFQDGRTKLAQAGYRIESLARVNSLTNGKVTFVEDLVSVQQ; encoded by the coding sequence ATGGAGAAGTTAAAGCAGGCAATTTTAAAAAGAGGCAAGGTCTTATCAGATGACGTATTAAAAGTTGATACATTCTTAAATCATCAGATTGACCCTGTATTAATGGCTGAAGTCGGGAAAGAATTCGCACGACGTTTTAAAGAAGACGGCATTACCAAAGTGTTAACGATTGAATCTTCAGGCATTGCCCCTAGTTTTATGGCAGCGACCGATCTAGCCGTTCCACTTATTTTCGCTAGAAAGAAAAAATCATTAACGTTAACGGAGAATCTTCTCGTTAGTCAGGTTTATTCCTTCACAAAGCAAGAGACTAATGACATTACGGTCTCAAAAGACTTCATTCAACCAGGTGATCGTGTATTGATCATTGATGATTTCTTAGCGAATGGACAAGCAGCCTTTGGTTTAATCGATATCGTCGAACAAGCAGGCGCACACGTTTGTGGACTCGGCATTGTCATTGAAAAGTCGTTTCAAGATGGTCGCACAAAATTAGCGCAAGCCGGTTACCGCATTGAATCATTAGCAAGAGTAAATTCTCTAACAAACGGCAAGGTCACCTTTGTCGAAGACTTAGTTTCTGTTCAACAATAA
- a CDS encoding N-acetylmuramoyl-L-alanine amidase, which translates to MAKIFLDPGHGGRDPGAIGNGLQEKNIVLMIARRIRDIMLEEYDGVEVRMSRDTDVFVELSERTRLANVWRADYFISIHVNAGGGTGFESFIHPSRSSRTVQNQSILHSEVLNQIKAVNRGKKNANFAVLRNTSMPAILTESLFIDNVADANRLRRVDFLESIARGHVEGIARIFNLRKKVVSPPPPAQTIYRVQVGAFKVRGNAERVIEQLRRDGYEAFVLTDGDLNKVQAGAFTQRDNAEKFRNELRQKGYDATLMT; encoded by the coding sequence ATGGCAAAAATATTTCTCGACCCTGGTCATGGGGGACGGGATCCTGGTGCAATAGGAAACGGACTTCAGGAGAAAAATATAGTATTAATGATCGCACGTCGAATTCGCGATATTATGCTTGAAGAGTATGACGGGGTAGAAGTTCGAATGAGTCGAGATACAGACGTATTTGTGGAATTGTCAGAACGGACAAGATTAGCTAACGTGTGGAGAGCAGATTACTTTATTAGTATCCATGTAAATGCAGGAGGAGGAACAGGATTTGAATCATTTATCCATCCTTCACGATCATCAAGGACTGTTCAAAATCAATCCATTCTTCATTCGGAGGTTTTAAATCAAATAAAGGCTGTTAATCGTGGTAAAAAAAATGCAAATTTCGCCGTGTTACGAAATACGTCTATGCCAGCAATTTTAACTGAAAGTTTATTTATAGATAATGTAGCAGATGCAAATAGGTTACGTCGTGTGGATTTTTTGGAAAGTATCGCACGAGGACACGTCGAAGGTATAGCGCGTATATTTAATCTTCGAAAAAAAGTAGTCTCACCACCTCCGCCTGCTCAAACTATTTATAGGGTGCAAGTTGGAGCGTTTAAAGTACGGGGAAACGCCGAACGAGTGATAGAGCAGTTAAGAAGAGATGGCTACGAAGCATTTGTCTTGACGGATGGAGACTTAAATAAAGTACAGGCTGGGGCCTTTACTCAAAGAGATAACGCTGAAAAATTTAGAAATGAATTACGTCAAAAAGGTTATGATGCAACTTTAATGACGTAA
- a CDS encoding glutathione ABC transporter substrate-binding protein, which produces MKVNRKYLVWVLLVMISGVLIACGDNEDNQADNEQVVEKVPTDIVIDAQAAPQTLDPHLANEHQTLNVGRTIYDTLVYTDEEMNLHMGLAESFEQIEDTVWEVKLRENVTFHDDSSLTAEVIKANVDRILDPEVAAPVSFLFDMISNVEVIDELTVHIETEFPFAPLPIHFAHPGGHVISGEAISEDYEAMEAGNEPGSVINEHPVGSGYFKFDSREHGTFVKVVKNEDYWGEQAKVDSITFKVVPEDLVRVGELETNTAQIIGHLNPSDVTRVEQTEGMKVARQDSASLAYLGFNTQKEPFTDERVRQAISMAVDKEQIIDGILDGAALIAEGPLAPPVYGYSDEVTGHPYNLEQAQELLAEAGYEDGFETSIWIDDARIRVDVAEYLQGQLAQIGIEANIVAMENAAHRESLNNGDHELMIGAWGTVTGDADYGLFPMFHSSNFGIVGNRTFYENEQVDELLTLGRQEGDEEKRLQYYKEAQEIIVEEAPLVPLYHVEHLAGIRDNVEGFTIHPSSLYYMRDVTLN; this is translated from the coding sequence ATGAAAGTTAATCGTAAATACTTAGTATGGGTACTACTCGTAATGATAAGTGGGGTACTTATCGCGTGTGGGGATAATGAAGACAATCAAGCAGATAACGAACAAGTTGTAGAAAAGGTACCTACTGACATCGTGATTGATGCACAAGCTGCACCTCAAACCTTAGATCCACATTTAGCAAATGAACATCAAACGTTAAATGTTGGTCGTACAATCTATGATACGCTTGTTTACACAGATGAAGAGATGAATTTGCATATGGGTCTAGCTGAGAGTTTTGAGCAGATTGAAGATACCGTTTGGGAAGTGAAATTACGTGAAAATGTCACATTCCATGATGACTCAAGCTTAACGGCAGAAGTGATAAAAGCAAATGTGGATCGCATCCTTGATCCCGAAGTGGCAGCACCTGTTTCATTTTTATTTGATATGATCTCAAATGTCGAAGTGATTGATGAGCTAACTGTTCATATTGAAACAGAATTTCCGTTTGCGCCATTACCTATTCATTTTGCACACCCAGGCGGACATGTCATTAGTGGTGAGGCGATTTCAGAAGATTACGAGGCAATGGAAGCTGGAAATGAGCCAGGAAGTGTCATTAATGAACATCCTGTAGGGTCTGGTTATTTTAAATTTGATAGCCGTGAACATGGTACTTTTGTTAAAGTCGTAAAAAATGAAGATTATTGGGGAGAACAAGCCAAAGTCGATTCGATCACATTCAAAGTTGTTCCTGAGGACCTAGTTCGAGTTGGGGAATTAGAAACAAACACCGCTCAAATCATTGGTCACTTAAACCCAAGTGATGTCACACGTGTTGAGCAAACAGAAGGCATGAAAGTGGCACGTCAAGACAGTGCAAGTTTAGCGTACCTAGGATTTAATACACAAAAAGAGCCATTTACGGATGAACGTGTGCGTCAAGCGATCTCAATGGCTGTTGATAAAGAACAAATTATTGATGGCATTTTAGATGGGGCTGCTCTTATAGCAGAAGGTCCACTTGCACCGCCGGTTTACGGTTACAGTGATGAAGTAACAGGTCACCCTTACAACCTTGAACAAGCGCAAGAATTATTAGCTGAAGCAGGGTATGAAGATGGGTTTGAAACATCCATTTGGATTGACGATGCGCGTATTCGTGTCGATGTAGCCGAATACTTACAAGGTCAATTGGCTCAAATTGGTATCGAAGCAAATATTGTAGCGATGGAAAATGCAGCTCATCGTGAAAGTTTAAACAATGGTGATCATGAGCTAATGATTGGTGCTTGGGGAACGGTAACGGGAGATGCTGATTATGGTTTATTCCCGATGTTCCACTCATCGAATTTTGGAATCGTTGGTAACCGAACATTTTATGAAAATGAACAAGTTGACGAATTGCTAACACTTGGTCGCCAAGAAGGGGACGAAGAAAAACGTCTACAATATTACAAAGAAGCACAAGAAATAATTGTGGAAGAAGCACCTCTTGTTCCTTTATATCATGTAGAACATTTAGCGGGAATTCGTGACAACGTTGAAGGATTCACGATCCATCCGAGTAGCTTGTATTACATGCGTGATGTCACATTGAATTAA
- a CDS encoding YjcZ family sporulation protein — protein MGYSYQNGFTLIVVLFILLVIVGSAYV, from the coding sequence ATGGGTTACTCTTATCAAAATGGATTCACACTGATCGTCGTATTGTTCATCTTATTAGTCATTGTCGGTTCCGCGTACGTCTAA
- a CDS encoding PTS sugar transporter subunit IIA, whose product MLKKLFGLDKKEASPIQPTQEIVHAPMTGRLVAIEEVPDPTFAEKMMGDGIAIEPTSGKVVAPVAGEIMQVFPTKHAIGIKTTGGAEVLLHIGLETVNMKGEGFTTHVKEGDKVKVGDALVDFDLELVKEKAASIITPMVITNQDDLDSVQKEPATDVVAGETPLLTLKMKG is encoded by the coding sequence ATGTTAAAAAAATTATTCGGACTTGATAAGAAAGAAGCTTCGCCAATTCAACCAACTCAGGAAATTGTGCATGCACCAATGACAGGAAGACTAGTTGCGATTGAAGAAGTACCCGATCCAACATTTGCTGAAAAAATGATGGGAGACGGGATTGCGATTGAACCAACAAGTGGTAAGGTGGTTGCCCCTGTAGCTGGTGAGATCATGCAAGTGTTTCCAACGAAGCATGCTATTGGGATCAAAACAACTGGTGGCGCTGAAGTTCTTCTTCATATTGGCCTGGAAACGGTTAACATGAAGGGTGAAGGTTTTACTACACATGTAAAAGAAGGCGACAAAGTCAAAGTTGGAGATGCTCTAGTAGACTTTGACCTAGAACTTGTTAAAGAAAAAGCAGCAAGCATTATTACTCCAATGGTAATTACAAACCAAGATGACTTAGATAGTGTCCAAAAAGAGCCAGCAACAGATGTTGTGGCAGGAGAGACTCCTTTACTTACGTTAAAAATGAAGGGCTAA
- the licT gene encoding BglG family transcription antiterminator LicT — MKINKVLNNNVVVVKEGLEEIIVMGSGLAFGKRKNDVINPEKIEKVFVMQDQSEYEKFTQITNMLPEEHIALAEEIITHAERRLQTNLNEHVHVALADHVSFAIERIKQGFSLHNKLLQEIKALYSTEFEIGLWAIDYISKKTGIELPEDEAGHLALHIHTAKMNASTMNEVMNTTVILHELISIIEQTLHVKVEEESISYQRLMTHLNFALKRVVEKEPFQDVDPDMHQLVEQKYAASYKTAEKLAQHVKERLQQDLPASELVYLTLHIQRIEKKKTDEV; from the coding sequence ATGAAAATTAATAAAGTGCTAAATAATAACGTCGTCGTTGTTAAAGAAGGTCTTGAGGAAATTATTGTCATGGGTTCGGGTCTTGCTTTCGGGAAACGTAAGAATGATGTGATTAATCCAGAAAAAATAGAAAAAGTCTTTGTGATGCAAGATCAAAGTGAATACGAAAAATTTACTCAAATCACCAATATGTTACCTGAGGAACATATTGCGTTAGCGGAAGAAATTATTACGCATGCTGAAAGGCGATTACAAACCAATTTAAATGAACATGTTCATGTGGCGCTGGCTGATCATGTATCCTTTGCGATCGAACGGATTAAACAAGGCTTTAGCCTGCATAATAAATTATTGCAAGAGATTAAAGCGCTCTATTCAACCGAGTTTGAAATTGGATTATGGGCAATTGACTATATTTCAAAAAAAACAGGGATCGAACTTCCTGAAGATGAAGCAGGACATCTCGCTCTCCATATTCACACAGCGAAAATGAATGCTTCAACAATGAATGAAGTAATGAATACGACCGTTATTCTACATGAACTCATCTCGATTATCGAACAGACACTTCATGTAAAAGTTGAAGAAGAATCGATATCATATCAACGATTAATGACTCACCTTAACTTTGCATTGAAGCGGGTTGTGGAAAAAGAACCATTTCAAGATGTCGATCCTGATATGCATCAACTAGTCGAGCAAAAGTATGCAGCTTCTTATAAAACAGCCGAAAAGCTTGCGCAACATGTAAAAGAGAGGCTACAACAAGATTTGCCGGCTTCTGAGCTTGTTTATTTAACATTACATATCCAACGAATTGAAAAAAAGAAAACAGATGAGGTGTAA
- a CDS encoding aminoimidazole riboside kinase, with amino-acid sequence MKGIISLGEALIDFIPLDEDNTTYQKSPGGAPANVAVAVAKLGAKSTFVGKVGQDVLGEFMKETLSSHNVCVDHMYLTDEARTGVVFVTLDNNGERHFSFYIDPSADRFLAPTNISEDLFKEHNILHFGSISMISEPSKSATIEAVNLAKQNDVLVSYDPNLRLGLWPSKEQAKETILSMLSTSDVVKISDEELTFLTGETSLEKGLEQLAVYNIPVLLVTYGSEGSYIHVDGKTVHVPARKVRTVDTTGAGDAFVSGILYQLSELETNYQEISLERWEEIVRFASVSGSLAASTRGAMTALPTLEEVKNKL; translated from the coding sequence ATGAAAGGAATTATTTCATTAGGTGAAGCGCTAATAGACTTTATCCCATTAGATGAGGACAATACGACTTATCAAAAGAGTCCAGGTGGAGCTCCTGCCAATGTGGCGGTAGCCGTTGCAAAATTAGGAGCTAAGTCGACTTTTGTGGGGAAGGTTGGACAAGACGTACTAGGTGAGTTTATGAAAGAGACATTATCTAGTCATAATGTGTGTGTCGATCATATGTACCTTACGGATGAAGCGAGAACAGGTGTAGTTTTCGTCACATTGGATAATAACGGGGAACGTCATTTCAGCTTCTATATCGATCCAAGTGCAGATCGATTTTTAGCTCCTACGAACATTAGTGAAGATCTATTTAAAGAGCATAACATTTTACATTTCGGTTCAATATCAATGATTAGTGAACCAAGTAAGAGTGCAACAATTGAAGCAGTTAATTTAGCCAAACAAAACGATGTATTAGTTTCATATGACCCGAATCTACGTCTCGGTTTATGGCCGTCAAAAGAACAAGCGAAAGAAACCATCTTATCCATGCTATCTACTTCAGATGTCGTGAAGATCTCAGACGAGGAACTAACCTTCTTAACAGGCGAAACAAGCCTTGAAAAAGGACTTGAGCAATTAGCAGTGTATAATATCCCGGTATTGCTTGTTACCTATGGCAGCGAAGGTAGTTATATTCATGTTGATGGAAAAACCGTCCATGTTCCAGCGAGAAAAGTAAGGACAGTTGACACAACAGGAGCGGGAGATGCGTTTGTTTCAGGTATTTTATATCAATTAAGCGAATTAGAGACGAATTATCAAGAGATCTCATTAGAACGGTGGGAAGAAATTGTTCGCTTCGCATCTGTGTCGGGCTCGCTTGCGGCGTCGACACGTGGGGCAATGACGGCCTTGCCGACATTAGAAGAAGTGAAAAATAAACTTTAA
- a CDS encoding carbon starvation CstA family protein — protein sequence MNFLTLMLFSGVILLLAYRFYGRFLEKELKIDPNRVTPAVEMNDGVEYVPAKKPVLLGHHFATIAGGGPITGPITAVAFGWLPAVIWIIIGSIFIGGVHDYTSLQASIRHKAKSIGTVIKEYMGGRGQLLFLTFSIATLILVVGVFMILVANTFVAVPEAATASVLFLGVAIIFGFFVNQLRINLAIASVFGVLAMLLSIWVGIQFPIHLSATTWSLILLGYAYVASVMPVWLLLQPRDYLNSFLLYGLILGAVVGIVIASPTIQLPAYTGFRHETMGFLFPILFITIACGAISGFHSLVSSGTTAKQLDNEKNGKFIAYGGMLLEAFLAIIAIGSVAYLTQADFAARMEALGGPIGTFAAGIGYFMSFWGIPETTAVTFAALTASAFLLTTLDSATRLLRYAVQEITEDRAPKAFQNSHLATATGLVGAAALALSGTWSQVWPLFGSANQMLGALALLAVTVWLKKTGARTFYVIIPMFFMFFVTVAALLVLMYNNYVASNWLLFGSAFILFILCVFLAIEGWRALTEKEEQDHTVKM from the coding sequence ATGAACTTTTTGACGTTAATGTTATTTTCAGGTGTTATTTTACTTCTTGCCTATCGGTTTTACGGAAGATTTTTAGAAAAAGAACTAAAAATAGATCCTAATCGGGTGACTCCAGCTGTCGAAATGAATGATGGTGTAGAGTACGTACCGGCTAAGAAACCAGTCTTATTAGGACATCATTTTGCGACGATTGCTGGTGGTGGACCGATCACAGGACCGATCACAGCTGTTGCATTCGGTTGGTTACCTGCTGTGATTTGGATTATTATTGGTAGTATTTTTATTGGTGGGGTTCATGATTACACATCTCTTCAAGCATCGATTCGTCATAAGGCAAAATCGATTGGTACGGTGATTAAAGAGTATATGGGTGGTCGTGGTCAATTATTATTTCTAACGTTTTCAATCGCTACGTTAATTTTAGTAGTCGGTGTATTTATGATTCTTGTAGCAAATACTTTTGTAGCTGTACCTGAAGCAGCTACAGCATCTGTACTTTTTCTCGGGGTTGCTATTATTTTTGGTTTTTTCGTGAATCAACTTCGCATCAATCTAGCCATTGCAAGTGTGTTCGGTGTACTTGCGATGTTATTGTCGATTTGGGTAGGAATTCAATTCCCAATTCATCTCAGTGCAACAACTTGGTCTCTTATTTTATTAGGCTACGCGTATGTTGCATCAGTTATGCCAGTATGGTTGCTATTACAGCCACGAGATTACTTAAATTCGTTTTTGCTTTATGGATTGATCCTTGGAGCGGTTGTTGGAATTGTCATCGCTTCACCGACGATTCAACTTCCAGCCTACACAGGGTTCCGTCATGAAACGATGGGATTTTTATTCCCAATTCTATTTATTACAATTGCCTGTGGTGCGATTTCAGGGTTTCATTCCCTCGTTTCTTCGGGAACAACTGCTAAGCAATTAGATAATGAGAAGAATGGGAAGTTTATTGCTTATGGTGGGATGCTACTTGAAGCATTTTTAGCGATTATTGCGATTGGTTCTGTTGCTTATTTAACTCAAGCAGACTTTGCTGCACGAATGGAAGCATTGGGAGGCCCGATCGGAACATTCGCAGCTGGCATTGGTTATTTCATGTCGTTCTGGGGAATTCCAGAGACGACGGCAGTCACATTTGCAGCTTTAACCGCATCGGCCTTCTTATTAACAACTCTTGATTCAGCTACCAGGTTGCTGCGTTATGCCGTTCAAGAAATTACAGAAGATCGTGCCCCAAAAGCATTTCAAAATTCACACCTTGCTACAGCAACAGGTCTTGTTGGAGCGGCAGCACTTGCTTTATCGGGAACGTGGTCGCAAGTATGGCCACTCTTCGGTTCAGCCAACCAGATGCTTGGCGCTCTCGCCTTGCTCGCTGTCACGGTTTGGTTAAAGAAGACAGGAGCGAGAACATTCTATGTAATTATTCCGATGTTCTTTATGTTCTTTGTCACAGTAGCTGCACTGCTCGTACTCATGTACAACAACTATGTGGCGAGTAATTGGTTATTGTTTGGTTCAGCATTTATCCTGTTCATCCTTTGTGTGTTCTTGGCAATTGAAGGTTGGAGGGCGTTAACAGAGAAAGAGGAACAAGATCATACAGTAAAGATGTAA
- a CDS encoding TIGR03943 family putative permease subunit: MKKETDLGFHAYIRGIILIGFALLMLAFIITGNIRYYIAVNMMPFIYFATAVFLLLGVIQIIRSTSKGQEEEQLCDCGTDHNMEGSAVTKLIIYSIFIAPIVLGFVLPDKLLDSNVAANRGIQYGSGILTKPTNAPDPTTESSTSRAEAYLNDPDGYMDSIDSADNEYEDFNVEEFYTEEGFNSYYDELAQELLQTDRISVTEENYLDVMTVLDLHLDRFLGHQIEMVGFVYREPEFADDQLVVARFGMTCCVADASVYGTMIEYDKASTYENDTWVRVEGTISKTSYNDFHIPLLQQATITVVPEPETPYVFPSFGF, translated from the coding sequence TTGAAAAAAGAAACAGATTTAGGGTTTCATGCATACATTCGAGGGATTATTCTTATAGGGTTTGCCTTACTTATGTTGGCTTTCATTATTACAGGTAATATTCGATATTATATCGCAGTCAATATGATGCCATTTATTTATTTTGCAACAGCTGTCTTTCTTTTACTTGGTGTCATTCAGATTATTAGAAGCACATCTAAAGGACAGGAGGAAGAGCAGCTGTGCGACTGCGGGACCGATCATAATATGGAAGGATCGGCAGTAACAAAACTCATTATCTACTCTATCTTTATTGCACCGATTGTTCTTGGGTTTGTCCTACCTGATAAACTACTTGATAGTAATGTCGCAGCAAATCGTGGCATTCAATACGGATCAGGAATCTTAACAAAACCAACAAATGCACCAGACCCAACGACAGAAAGTTCGACGTCTCGTGCTGAAGCCTATTTAAACGACCCTGACGGTTACATGGATTCTATTGATTCAGCAGACAATGAATATGAAGATTTTAATGTAGAAGAGTTTTACACAGAGGAAGGGTTTAATTCATACTATGATGAATTAGCACAAGAACTTCTTCAAACAGATCGAATTTCTGTAACAGAAGAAAATTATTTAGATGTGATGACTGTGCTAGATCTCCATCTTGATCGTTTTCTTGGCCATCAAATTGAGATGGTCGGTTTCGTTTATAGAGAACCGGAGTTTGCTGATGATCAACTCGTTGTTGCGAGGTTCGGTATGACGTGCTGTGTGGCTGATGCCTCTGTGTACGGAACAATGATTGAGTATGACAAAGCTTCTACGTATGAAAATGATACATGGGTAAGAGTAGAAGGAACCATTTCCAAAACTAGCTACAATGATTTCCACATTCCACTGCTCCAACAAGCAACAATCACAGTGGTTCCAGAACCTGAAACACCTTATGTATTTCCAAGCTTCGGATTTTAA
- a CDS encoding permease, translating to MIGFVLLLLFLILFFNIESFKNDQAGFGVPDTWLTVNTIFLSIVIEAVPFILLGVFVSALIQIYVKEEWIHRFLPKNAYAALLPAAFLGAIFPICECAIVPIVRRLIKKGMPLHVGVVFLVGAPILNPVVAASTYFAFRNDLTVLYARMGLAFILAIIIGGVLYTIFKNSDQLKITKDELVGVQPIAIQTPTRKMNRLKQTFYHAADEFFLMGKYLILGAFIASLFQTFLDRDILLTIGSNEWSSTAVMMAFAFLLSLCSEADAFVASSFGNTFTTGSLIAFLVYGPMLDLKNTIMLFAFFKARFVIIFMIVVTISVFTAVMAFQLFVL from the coding sequence ATGATTGGCTTTGTCTTACTCCTTTTGTTTTTAATATTGTTCTTTAACATTGAATCATTTAAAAATGATCAAGCAGGTTTTGGTGTACCGGATACATGGTTAACCGTAAATACGATCTTCCTCAGCATTGTTATTGAAGCCGTCCCATTTATTCTATTAGGGGTATTCGTTTCAGCGCTTATACAAATTTATGTGAAGGAAGAATGGATTCATCGTTTTTTACCGAAGAACGCCTATGCCGCTCTTTTACCCGCTGCTTTTTTAGGCGCGATTTTTCCAATTTGCGAATGTGCGATTGTACCTATTGTTAGACGACTTATAAAAAAAGGCATGCCACTGCATGTAGGCGTCGTATTTTTAGTCGGAGCTCCTATTTTAAATCCCGTAGTGGCCGCGTCAACTTACTTTGCTTTTCGCAACGACCTCACTGTATTATATGCGCGTATGGGACTTGCCTTTATATTAGCAATCATCATTGGTGGGGTCTTGTATACTATTTTTAAGAATAGTGATCAATTAAAAATAACAAAAGATGAGCTAGTAGGAGTTCAACCCATTGCCATTCAAACGCCTACACGAAAGATGAACCGTTTGAAGCAAACATTTTATCATGCCGCAGATGAATTTTTCTTAATGGGAAAATACCTAATACTTGGTGCATTTATTGCGTCCTTGTTCCAAACGTTCTTAGATCGCGACATCTTACTTACAATTGGAAGTAATGAATGGTCATCTACTGCTGTGATGATGGCATTTGCTTTCTTGCTTTCATTATGTTCAGAAGCAGACGCATTTGTGGCCTCATCATTTGGAAACACATTTACAACTGGCTCTCTAATTGCCTTCTTAGTGTACGGACCTATGTTAGACTTAAAGAATACAATTATGCTCTTTGCTTTCTTCAAAGCGCGATTTGTTATCATCTTTATGATTGTGGTGACAATATCAGTATTTACGGCTGTGATGGCCTTTCAATTGTTCGTATTATAA